A genome region from Carya illinoinensis cultivar Pawnee chromosome 2, C.illinoinensisPawnee_v1, whole genome shotgun sequence includes the following:
- the LOC122300914 gene encoding leucine-rich repeat extensin-like protein 3: MGQPSLALVFLIFGFAISILPLLAQSQSEHGVNIPATRPPPPPPPPPPPPPSPPPPPPPPPPPPPPPPPPPPLLSPPPPPPAPQSAPPPPPLQLQSTPPPPPPPPPPSYNSRPPPLQTEADNGSNHSPRNLSPPPREQITNAGKTIGLLFLGIAAILQIGVVGFLVFKRRQLLKL; the protein is encoded by the coding sequence ATGGGACAACCATCGCTAGCCTTGGTGTTCCTAATCTTTGGCTTTGCCATTAGCATTCTTCCTCTCCTTGCTCAGTCCCAATCAGAACATGGCGTAAACATTCCCGCAACACGTCCGCCtccgcctcctcctcctcctcctcctcctcctccttccccTCCCCCTCCGCCTCCACCCCCACCCCCGCCTCCGCCTCCGCCTCCGCCTCCACCACCTCTACTATCTCCTCCACCGCCTCCGCCTGCGCCTCAGTCGGCACCGCCTCCTCCACCACTACAACTTCAATCGacacctccaccaccacctccaccaccacctccaTCATATAATTCAAGACCGCCACCATTGCAGACAGAGGCCGATAACGGGTCCAATCATAGCCCAAGAAACCTGTCGCCACCGCCTCGGGAGCAAATCACCAATGCAGGGAAGACGATTGGGCTTTTGTTTTTGGGTATCGCTGCGATCCTTCAAATTGGCGTGGTGGGGTTCTTGGTTTTCAAGAGAAGGCAGCTTCTGAAGCTCTAG